The Musa acuminata AAA Group cultivar baxijiao chromosome BXJ1-3, Cavendish_Baxijiao_AAA, whole genome shotgun sequence genome window below encodes:
- the LOC135617507 gene encoding uncharacterized protein LOC135617507 isoform X2, whose amino-acid sequence MEEQLNPLAVTHLLQHTLRSLCNHKSSQWIYAVFWRILPRNYPPPKWDLHGGVYDRSRGNRRNWILAWEDGFCNFAASSCEQAMTEEECQMKGLQPELFFKMSHEIYNYGEGLIGKVAADHSHKWVFKEPQDHKMVLLSTWNNPADSVTTEDLGGSVSIWHRDHCSGCCQGRRCTVGFRQQGDGGLELGHSTPQEVRLPRKYTRRPPTAPVVVGVPDEDRSLHTPSELARLPAGGVLRPFQPADEGRYAVDEQPRRPPFEAAPGRPAAADASGVLTRLLRDAGARAAAEALLGSDGDGEGGEGGDGRGVWAREWRAGDGW is encoded by the exons ATGGAGGAACAACTCAATCCTTTAGCAGTCACCCACCTCCTGCAACACACCCTGAGAAGCTTGTGCAACCACAAGAGCTCCCAGTGGATCTATGCTGTGTTCTGGAGGATCTTGCCAAGGAACTACCCACCACCCAA GTGGGATCTTCATGGAGGGGTCTATGACAGAAGTAGAGGAAACAGGAGGAACTG gataCTTGCATGGGAGGATGGGTTCTGCAACTTTGCTGCCTCCAGCTGTGAGCAAGCCATGACGGAAGAAGAGTGCCAGATGAAAGGTCTCCAACCTGAGCTCTTCTTCAAGATGTCCCATGAGATCTACAACTACGGGGAAGG CTTGATCGGAAAAGTTGCAGCAGATCACAGCCATAAATGGGTGTTTAAGGAACCCCAAGATCATAAGATGGTTTTGCTGTCGACATGGAACAACCCTGCTGATTCCGTAA CAACCGAGGACTTGGGAGGCTCAGTTTCAATCTGGCATCGAG ACCATTGCTCTGGTTGCTGTCAGGGAAGGCGTTGTACAGTTGGGTTCCGTCAacaag GTGATGGAGGACTTGAGCTTGGTCATTCTACTCCGCAAGAAGTTCGACTACCTAGAAAGTATACCCGGCGTCCTCCTACCGCACCCGTCGTCGTCGGCGTGCCCGATGAGGATCGAAGCCTGCACACTCCCTCAGAACTGGCCCGCCTTCCCGCCGGTGGAGTTCTACGACCATTTCAGCCCGCAGATGAGGGTCGTTACGCCGTCGATGAGCAGCCTCGACGCCCTCCTTTCGAAGCTGCCCCCGGTCGGCCTGCCGCCGCCGACGCCAGCGGTGTCCTCACCAGGCTACTTCGAGATGCCGGTGCTCGTGCAGCCGCAGAAGCCCTCCTTGGGAGTGATGGAGATGGAGAGGGTGGCGAAGGAGGAGATGGAAGAGGAGTATGGGCAAGAGAGTGGCGTGCTGGAGATGGGTGGTGA
- the LOC135617507 gene encoding protein RICE SALT SENSITIVE 3-like isoform X1, with translation MEEQLNPLAVTHLLQHTLRSLCNHKSSQWIYAVFWRILPRNYPPPKWDLHGGVYDRSRGNRRNWILAWEDGFCNFAASSCEQAMTEEECQMKGLQPELFFKMSHEIYNYGEGLIGKVAADHSHKWVFKEPQDHKMVLLSTWNNPADSQPRTWEAQFQSGIETIALVAVREGVVQLGSVNKVMEDLSLVILLRKKFDYLESIPGVLLPHPSSSACPMRIEACTLPQNWPAFPPVEFYDHFSPQMRVVTPSMSSLDALLSKLPPVGLPPPTPAVSSPGYFEMPVLVQPQKPSLGVMEMERVAKEEMEEEYGQESGVLEMGGECSSSMSYYVNVAKADEGF, from the exons ATGGAGGAACAACTCAATCCTTTAGCAGTCACCCACCTCCTGCAACACACCCTGAGAAGCTTGTGCAACCACAAGAGCTCCCAGTGGATCTATGCTGTGTTCTGGAGGATCTTGCCAAGGAACTACCCACCACCCAA GTGGGATCTTCATGGAGGGGTCTATGACAGAAGTAGAGGAAACAGGAGGAACTG gataCTTGCATGGGAGGATGGGTTCTGCAACTTTGCTGCCTCCAGCTGTGAGCAAGCCATGACGGAAGAAGAGTGCCAGATGAAAGGTCTCCAACCTGAGCTCTTCTTCAAGATGTCCCATGAGATCTACAACTACGGGGAAGG CTTGATCGGAAAAGTTGCAGCAGATCACAGCCATAAATGGGTGTTTAAGGAACCCCAAGATCATAAGATGGTTTTGCTGTCGACATGGAACAACCCTGCTGATTCC CAACCGAGGACTTGGGAGGCTCAGTTTCAATCTGGCATCGAG ACCATTGCTCTGGTTGCTGTCAGGGAAGGCGTTGTACAGTTGGGTTCCGTCAacaag GTGATGGAGGACTTGAGCTTGGTCATTCTACTCCGCAAGAAGTTCGACTACCTAGAAAGTATACCCGGCGTCCTCCTACCGCACCCGTCGTCGTCGGCGTGCCCGATGAGGATCGAAGCCTGCACACTCCCTCAGAACTGGCCCGCCTTCCCGCCGGTGGAGTTCTACGACCATTTCAGCCCGCAGATGAGGGTCGTTACGCCGTCGATGAGCAGCCTCGACGCCCTCCTTTCGAAGCTGCCCCCGGTCGGCCTGCCGCCGCCGACGCCAGCGGTGTCCTCACCAGGCTACTTCGAGATGCCGGTGCTCGTGCAGCCGCAGAAGCCCTCCTTGGGAGTGATGGAGATGGAGAGGGTGGCGAAGGAGGAGATGGAAGAGGAGTATGGGCAAGAGAGTGGCGTGCTGGAGATGGGTGGTGAGTGCAGCAGCTCCATGTCTTACTATGTCAATGTTGCCAAAGCAGATGAAGGGTTTTGA